In Felis catus isolate Fca126 chromosome E1, F.catus_Fca126_mat1.0, whole genome shotgun sequence, the following proteins share a genomic window:
- the TSPOAP1 gene encoding peripheral-type benzodiazepine receptor-associated protein 1 isoform X7 produces the protein MEQLTPLPQLGDPRAMEPWALPAWQNWTPGQGSEPGGAAPSIAEIPAAGQVGELRPGESSEPEPEGAQSPGAMGGIDPEGTKTGLNSLGHQAASSRPSCPRLEDEEVEALPKGKLSMGFGDRPNLELLRALGELQQRCAILKEENQMLRKSSFPETEEKVRRLKRKNAELAVIAKRLEERARKLQETNLKVVSAPVPRPGASLELCRKALAHQRARDLSETASALLAKDKQIAALQRECRELQARLTLVGKEGPQWLHVRDFDRLLRESQREVLRLQRQIALRNQQEPPPPPRPPGPAAPARAGAPAPGAPGEARPQEDVENPPTGLGEPEKQQRVQQLESELSKKRKKCESLEQEARKKQRRCEELELQLREAQNENARLVEENSRLSGRATEKEQVEWENAELRGQLLGVTQERDSALRKSQGLQSKLESLEQVLKHMREVAQRRQQLEVEHEQARISLQEKQEEVRRLQQAQAEAKREHEGAVQLLESTLDSMQVRVRELEEQCRSQTERFSLLAQELQAFRLHPGPLDLLTSALGYSTLGDHPPPPCCCSTPHPCRGSGPKDLDLPPGSPGRCTPKSSEPVPATVVGVPRRTAKKAESLSNSSRSESVHNSPKSCPTPEVDTASEVEELEADSVSLLPAAPEGSRGGARIQVFLARYSYNPFEGPNENPEAELPLTAGEYIYIYGNMDEDGFFEGELMDGRRGLVPSNFVERVSDDDLLTSLPPELADLSHSSGPELSFLSAGRGGSSSGGQSSGGRSQPRPEDEAAGDELSLSPQPEGLGGPPAVPYPRGLVVLRQLAHSVVLAWEPPPERVELRGYHICVNGELRQALGPGVPPKAVLENLDLRAGPLRVSVQALTSQGSSDPLRCCLVVGTRAGVVPSQLRVHRLTATSAEITWVPGNSNLAHAVYLNGEECPPARPSTYWATFCHLRPGTLYQARVEAQLPPRESWEPGWERPEQRAATLQFTTLPAGPPDAPLDVQIEPGPSPGILIISWLPVTIDAAGTSNGVRVTGYAIYADGQKIMEVASPTAGSVLVELSQLQLMQVCREVAVRTMSPHGESADSIPAPVPPALVAACLPATVSCPSPRPGSEARPPLAPASPGPGDPSSPLRRPDPHGTREPPGAPPASPPREAAKGSPEEPPAPCSQEEAGAAVLGTSEDGRASEPAVGERAPDPAASPLAQEEALLAPCSTQGALAQRVPCAEACRGGEAGSGLRPRAEREDTAELGVRLVNSLVDHGRNSDLSDIQEEEEDEEEEEEDLSSRTCSFQKQVVGNSIGENGAKPQPQPDPFCETDSDEEILEQILELPLQQFCSKKLFSIPEEEEEEDEEDEGEDEEDEERPGAGCSSRDPGPPESALLGLGCDSGQPRGPGLCPLSPEPCRGGDRLEDIPGLVGGSIRRKGSGSPEKPPNRRRSPDPREHCSRLLSNGGPQASGRPGPTRERGSPPVGEGTKGVPEAGGRGRPAPSRRCSRGRAPESSLAGCFSPKCLEISIEYDSEDEQEAGSGGISITSSCYPGDGEAWGTAPIGRSRGPLKANSGPTPYPRLSAWEKGEPERRGRGATGRAKEPPSRVRAHCPPWQPPACCRLVALLAAHQPLPFHAAASIRRGNRDWGAQRAGQLWAEGPPAERGPGPQDGRYRVGLSEEPPGRSAGLPGPTCQGLCGSV, from the exons ATGGAGCAACTGACACCTCTCCCACAGCTGGGGGACCCCAGAGCCATGGAGCCGTGGGCCCTGCCCGCCTGGCAGAACTGGACTCCAGGCCAGGGGAGCGAACCCGGAGGCGCAGCCCCAAGCATTGCTGAGATCCCGGCAGCTGGGCAGGTTGGAGAGCTGAGGCCCGGGGAGAGCTCCGAGCCGGAGCCTGAGGGAGCCCAGAGCCCCGGGGCTATGGGGGGCATTGACCCTGAAGGAACCAAAACCGGGCTGAACAGCCTGGGGCACCAAGCAGCAAGCTCCAGACCCAGCTGCCCGAGGCTGGAGGACGAGGAGGTGGAGGCTCTCCCTAAG GGCAAGCTGAGCATGGGCTTTGGGGACAGGCCCAATCTGGAGCTGCTGAGGGCCCTGGGGGAGCTGCAGCAGCGCTGTGCCATCCTTAAGGAGGAAAATCAGATGCTG AGGAAGAGCAGCTTCCCTGAGACAGAGGAGAAGGTGCGGAGGCTGAAGCGGAAGAATGCCGAGCTGGCGGTCATTGCCAAGCGTCTGGAGGAGAGGGCCCGGAAGCTGCAGGAGACTAACCTGAAGGTG GTGAGTGCCCCTGTGCCCCGTCCTGGGGCCAGCTTGGAGTTGTGCCGGAAGGCCCTGGCCCATCAGCGAGCCCGGGACCTCAGTGAGACAGCCAGCGCCCTGCTGGCTAAGGACAAGCAGATTGCTGCCTTGCAGCGGGAGTGCAGGGAGCTGCAGGCCAGGCTCACCCTGGTTGGCAAG GAGGGCCCCCAGTGGCTCCACGTGAGGGACTTCGACCGGCTGCTCCGCGAGTCCCAGCGGGAGGTGCTGCGGCTGCAGAGGCAGATCGCCCTGCGCAACCAGCAGGAgccacccccgccgccccggcccccgGGCCCCGCTGCCCCGGCCAGAGCAGGGGCGCCCGCCCCCGGGGCCCCGGGAGAG GCCAGGCCCCAAGAGGATGTGGAAAACCCACCCACGGGCCTAGGGGAGCCAGAGAAACAGCAGAGGGTGCAGCAGCTG GAGTCAGAGCTCAGCAAGAAGCGAAAGAAATGCGAGAGCCTGGAGCAGGAAGCCCGGAAAAAGCAGAGGCGATGTGAGGAGCTG GAACTGCAGCTGAGAGAAGCCCAGAATGAGAATGCCCGCCTCGTGGAGGAGAATTCTCGGCTCAGTGGGAGAGCCACGGAAAAAGAGCAG GTGGAGTGGGAGAATGCAGAGCTGAGGGGCCAGCTCCTGGGGGTGACACAGGAGAGGGACTCGGCCCTTCGAAAGAGCCAGGGCCTGCAGAGCAAGCTGGAGAGCCTGGAGCAGGTGCTGAAG CACATGCGGGAGGTGGCCCAGCGGAGGCAGCAGCTCGAGGTGGAGCATGAGCAGGCTCGGATCAGCCTgcaggagaagcaggaggaggtcCGGAGGCTgcagcag GCCCAGGCAGAAGCCAAGAGGGAACATGAAGGGGCTGTGCAGCTGCTGGAG TCGACGCTGGATTCCATGCAG GTCCGGGTTCGAGAGCTGGAAGAGCAGTGCCGCAGCCAAACAGAGCGCTTCAGCCTCCTGGCACAGGAGCTCCAGGCCTTCCGCCTGCACCCTGGCCCCTTGGATCTACTCACCTCTGCCTTGGGCTACAGTACCCTTGGGGaccacccaccacccccctgcTGCTgctctaccccccacccctgccgtgGGTCTGGCCCCAAAG ACCTTGACCTCCCTCCGGGCTCTCCTGGGCGCTGCACCCCAAAGTCTTCTGAGCCTGTCCCTGCAACCGTTGTCGGGGTCCCTCGAAGGACGGCCAAGAAGGCAGAGTCCCTCTCCAACTCCTCTCGCTCTGAATCCGTCCACAACAGCCCCAAGTCATGCCCCACACCCGAG GTGGACACAGCCAGTGAGGTGGAGGAGCTGGAGGCAGACAGTGTCTCCCTGCTCCCAGCAGCACCGGAGGGCAGCCGCGGAGGAGCCAGGATCCAGGTGTTCCTAGCACGCTATAG CTACAACCCCTTCGAGGGCCCCAATGAGAACCCAGAGGCAGAGCTTCCGCTTACTGCTGGCGAGTACATCTACATCTATGGCAACATGGACGAGGATGGCTTTTTTGAAG gGGAGCTCATGGATGGCCGAAGGGGCCTGGTCCCTTCCAATTTTGTAGAGCGTGTGTCCGACGATGACCTCCTGACCTCCCTCCCTCCGGAGCTGGCCGATTTGTCCCACAGCTCAGGCCCCGAACTCAGTTTCCTGAGTGCAGGCAGGGGTGGCAGCAGTAGCGGGGGCCAGAGCAGCGGGGGACGCAGCCAGCCCAGACCTGAGGACGAGGCTGCGGGGGACGAGCTCAGTCTGAGCCCCCAGCCTGAGGGCCTGGGCGGGCCCCCTGCTGTGCCTTACCCACGGGGTCTGGTGGTCCTCAGGCAGCTGGCCCACAGTGTGGTGCTGGCCTGGGAGCCGCCTCCTGAGCGAGTGGAGTTACGCGGCTACCATATCTGCGTGAACGGGGAGCTGCGTCAGGCCCTGGGGCCGGGGGTGCCCCCCAAGGCTGTGCTGGAGAACCTGGACCTGCGGGCCGGGCCCCTCCGTGTTTCTGTGCAGGCCCTGACCAGCCAGGGCAGCTCCGACCCTCTGCGCTGTTGCTTGGTGGTGGGTACCCGGGCCGGGGTGGTACCTAGCCAGCTGCGGGTCCATCGACTGACAGCCACGTCTGCTGAGATCACCTGGGTGCCCGGCAATAGCAACTTGGCCCATGCCGTCTACCTCAATGGGGAAGAGTGCCCCCCTGCCCGCCCCAGCACCTACTGGGCCACCTTCTGTCACCTGCGGCCTGGTACTCTCTATCAGGCCCGAGTGGAGGCTCAGCTCCCACCTCGAGAGTCCTGGGAACCAGGCTGGGAAAGGCCGGAGCAGCGGGCTGCCACCCTGCAGTTCACCACACTCCCAGCAG GCCCACCTGATGCCCCCCTGGATGTGCAGATTGAGCCGGGACCCTCCCCTGGAATCTTGATCATCAGCTGGCTCCCAGTAACAATTGATGCTGCTGGCACTTCCAATGGCGTCCGGGTCACGGGCTATGCCATCTATGCTGATGGGCAAAAG ATCATGGAGGTGGCGTCACCCACGGCAGGCAGCGTGCTGGTGGAGCTGTCCCAGCTGCAGCTGATGCAAGTGTGCCGTGAGGTGGCTGTGCGCACCATGTCACCCCACGGCGAGTCAGCTGACTCCATTCCAGCTCCTGTCCCCCCAGCCCTAGTGGCGGCCTGCCTACCAGCCACGGTCTCTTGCCCCTCACCGCGGCCGGGCTCGGAAGCCAGACCACCCCTTGCTCCAGCCTCCCCGGGGCCTGGAGACCCCAGCTCTCCCCTCCGGCGCCCTGACCCCCACGGAACTCGAGAGCCCCCCGGGGCCCCCCCAGCAAGCCCTCCCAGAGAGGCAGCAAAAGGATCCCCCGAGGAGCCCCCAGCACCTTGCTCCCAG gaggaggctggggcagcTGTGCTGGGCACCTCAGAGGACGGGAGGGCCAGCGAGCCAGCTGTGGGAGAGAGAGCTCCTGACCCTGCAGCTTCACCGCTGGCCCAGGAAGAGGCCCTTCTGGCACCCTGCTCCACCCAAGGAGCTCTCGCCCAGCGGGTGCCCTGTGCTGAGGCCTGCCGCGGAGGAGAGGCAGGGTCTGGGCTGAGGCCCAGGGCTGAG AGGGAGGACACGGCAGAGCTCGGGGTCCGTCTGGTGAACTCCCTTGTGGACCATGGCCGCAATTCAGATCTCTCAGACAtccaagaggaggaggaggacgaggaggaggaggaagaggacctGAGTTCCAGGACTTGCTCTTTCCAGAAGCAGGTTGTTGGCAACAGCATCGGGGAGAATGGGGCCAAG ccccagccccagcctgacCCCTTCTGTGAGACCGACAGCGACGAGGAGATCTTGGAGCAGATCCTGGAGCTGCCCCTCCAGCAGTTCTGCAGCAAGAAGCTTTTTAGCATccctgaagaggaagaagaggaggacgAGGAAGATGAGGGGGAGGATGAGGAAGACGAGGAGAGGCCAGGGGCAGGCTGTTCTTCTCGAGACCCCGGCCCACCCGAGTCTGCATTGCTGGGGCTGGGCTGTGACAGTGGTCAGCCTCGAGGACCTGGTCTGTGTCCCTTGTCTCCAGAGCCCTGCAGGGGTGGGGACCGCCTGGAAGACATACCCGGACTAGTTGGTGGAAGCATCCGGAGGAAAGGAAGTGGCTCCCCTGAGAAGCCCCCAAACCGCAGGCGGTCCCCAGATCCCCGTGAACACTGCAGCCGACTTCTCAGCAACGGCGGGCCCCAGGCCTCCGGACGACCGGGCCCCACACGGGAGAGGGGCAGCCCCCCTGTGGGCGAGGGGACCAAGGGTGTGCCAGAGGCTGGTGGGAGAGGGCGGCCGGCCCCTTCCCGGAGATGCTCCCGTGGCCGGGCTCCAGAATCTAGCCTGGCCGGCTGCTTCTCCCCCAAGTGCTTGGAAATCAGCATCGAATATGATTCTGAGGACGAGCAGGAGGCGGGCAGCGGTGGCATCAGCATCACCAGCTCCTGCTACCCTGGAGATGGGGAGGCCTGGGGCACGGCCCCCATAGGAAGGTCCAGGGGGCCTCTGAAGGCCAATTCGGGCCCCACCCCCTACCCACGCCTTTCGGCCTGGGAGAAGGGGGAGCCAGAGCGGAGAGGCCGCGGTGCGACTGGCAGAGCCAAGGAGCCACCCTCCCGGGTCCGTGCCCACTGCCCACCCTGGCAGCCCCCTGCCTGCTGCCGCCTGGTGGCTCTGCTTGCTGCCCACCAGCCACTCCCATTCCACGCTGCCGCCTCCATCCgcagag GCAACAGAGACTGGGGAGCCCAGAGGGCAGGACAGCTCTGGGCGGAGGGGCCCCCTGCGGAGAGGGGCCCAGGCCCCCAGGACGGGCGGTACCGAGTTGG CCTCTCTGAGGAGCCCCCCGGCAGAAGCGCCGGTTTACCAGGACCTACCTGTCAGGGCCTTTGTGGCTCTGTTTGA
- the TSPOAP1 gene encoding peripheral-type benzodiazepine receptor-associated protein 1 isoform X8, with protein MREVAQRRQQLEVEHEQARISLQEKQEEVRRLQQAQAEAKREHEGAVQLLESTLDSMQVRVRELEEQCRSQTERFSLLAQELQAFRLHPGPLDLLTSALGYSTLGDHPPPPCCCSTPHPCRGSGPKDLDLPPGSPGRCTPKSSEPVPATVVGVPRRTAKKAESLSNSSRSESVHNSPKSCPTPEVDTASEVEELEADSVSLLPAAPEGSRGGARIQVFLARYSYNPFEGPNENPEAELPLTAGEYIYIYGNMDEDGFFEGELMDGRRGLVPSNFVERVSDDDLLTSLPPELADLSHSSGPELSFLSAGRGGSSSGGQSSGGRSQPRPEDEAAGDELSLSPQPEGLGGPPAVPYPRGLVVLRQLAHSVVLAWEPPPERVELRGYHICVNGELRQALGPGVPPKAVLENLDLRAGPLRVSVQALTSQGSSDPLRCCLVVGTRAGVVPSQLRVHRLTATSAEITWVPGNSNLAHAVYLNGEECPPARPSTYWATFCHLRPGTLYQARVEAQLPPRESWEPGWERPEQRAATLQFTTLPAGPPDAPLDVQIEPGPSPGILIISWLPVTIDAAGTSNGVRVTGYAIYADGQKIMEVASPTAGSVLVELSQLQLMQVCREVAVRTMSPHGESADSIPAPVPPALVAACLPATVSCPSPRPGSEARPPLAPASPGPGDPSSPLRRPDPHGTREPPGAPPASPPREAAKGSPEEPPAPCSQEEAGAAVLGTSEDGRASEPAVGERAPDPAASPLAQEEALLAPCSTQGALAQRVPCAEACRGGEAGSGLRPRAEREDTAELGVRLVNSLVDHGRNSDLSDIQEEEEDEEEEEEDLSSRTCSFQKQVVGNSIGENGAKPQPQPDPFCETDSDEEILEQILELPLQQFCSKKLFSIPEEEEEEDEEDEGEDEEDEERPGAGCSSRDPGPPESALLGLGCDSGQPRGPGLCPLSPEPCRGGDRLEDIPGLVGGSIRRKGSGSPEKPPNRRRSPDPREHCSRLLSNGGPQASGRPGPTRERGSPPVGEGTKGVPEAGGRGRPAPSRRCSRGRAPESSLAGCFSPKCLEISIEYDSEDEQEAGSGGISITSSCYPGDGEAWGTAPIGRSRGPLKANSGPTPYPRLSAWEKGEPERRGRGATGRAKEPPSRATETGEPRGQDSSGRRGPLRRGAQAPRTGGTELASLRSPPAEAPVYQDLPVRAFVALFDYDPVSMSPNPDAGEEELPFREGQILKVFGDKDADGFYRGEGGGRTGYIPCNMVAEVAVDSPTERQQLLQRGYLSPDILTEGLGNGPFVYSTARTAGPPPKPRRSKKAEAEGSAQPCAGRPQQVSSASLKSSRSMVAAFDYNPRESSPNMDVEAELPFRAGDIITVFGDMDDDGFYYGELNGQRGLVPSNFLEGPGPEAGSSDREPGTSQAESQDWASSAQGPLLPRGWSCAPGPGSFPTIELGGPQGTSEKVWGLLSKGKQLLRKLGSGKKE; from the exons ATGCGGGAGGTGGCCCAGCGGAGGCAGCAGCTCGAGGTGGAGCATGAGCAGGCTCGGATCAGCCTgcaggagaagcaggaggaggtcCGGAGGCTgcagcag GCCCAGGCAGAAGCCAAGAGGGAACATGAAGGGGCTGTGCAGCTGCTGGAG TCGACGCTGGATTCCATGCAG GTCCGGGTTCGAGAGCTGGAAGAGCAGTGCCGCAGCCAAACAGAGCGCTTCAGCCTCCTGGCACAGGAGCTCCAGGCCTTCCGCCTGCACCCTGGCCCCTTGGATCTACTCACCTCTGCCTTGGGCTACAGTACCCTTGGGGaccacccaccacccccctgcTGCTgctctaccccccacccctgccgtgGGTCTGGCCCCAAAG ACCTTGACCTCCCTCCGGGCTCTCCTGGGCGCTGCACCCCAAAGTCTTCTGAGCCTGTCCCTGCAACCGTTGTCGGGGTCCCTCGAAGGACGGCCAAGAAGGCAGAGTCCCTCTCCAACTCCTCTCGCTCTGAATCCGTCCACAACAGCCCCAAGTCATGCCCCACACCCGAG GTGGACACAGCCAGTGAGGTGGAGGAGCTGGAGGCAGACAGTGTCTCCCTGCTCCCAGCAGCACCGGAGGGCAGCCGCGGAGGAGCCAGGATCCAGGTGTTCCTAGCACGCTATAG CTACAACCCCTTCGAGGGCCCCAATGAGAACCCAGAGGCAGAGCTTCCGCTTACTGCTGGCGAGTACATCTACATCTATGGCAACATGGACGAGGATGGCTTTTTTGAAG gGGAGCTCATGGATGGCCGAAGGGGCCTGGTCCCTTCCAATTTTGTAGAGCGTGTGTCCGACGATGACCTCCTGACCTCCCTCCCTCCGGAGCTGGCCGATTTGTCCCACAGCTCAGGCCCCGAACTCAGTTTCCTGAGTGCAGGCAGGGGTGGCAGCAGTAGCGGGGGCCAGAGCAGCGGGGGACGCAGCCAGCCCAGACCTGAGGACGAGGCTGCGGGGGACGAGCTCAGTCTGAGCCCCCAGCCTGAGGGCCTGGGCGGGCCCCCTGCTGTGCCTTACCCACGGGGTCTGGTGGTCCTCAGGCAGCTGGCCCACAGTGTGGTGCTGGCCTGGGAGCCGCCTCCTGAGCGAGTGGAGTTACGCGGCTACCATATCTGCGTGAACGGGGAGCTGCGTCAGGCCCTGGGGCCGGGGGTGCCCCCCAAGGCTGTGCTGGAGAACCTGGACCTGCGGGCCGGGCCCCTCCGTGTTTCTGTGCAGGCCCTGACCAGCCAGGGCAGCTCCGACCCTCTGCGCTGTTGCTTGGTGGTGGGTACCCGGGCCGGGGTGGTACCTAGCCAGCTGCGGGTCCATCGACTGACAGCCACGTCTGCTGAGATCACCTGGGTGCCCGGCAATAGCAACTTGGCCCATGCCGTCTACCTCAATGGGGAAGAGTGCCCCCCTGCCCGCCCCAGCACCTACTGGGCCACCTTCTGTCACCTGCGGCCTGGTACTCTCTATCAGGCCCGAGTGGAGGCTCAGCTCCCACCTCGAGAGTCCTGGGAACCAGGCTGGGAAAGGCCGGAGCAGCGGGCTGCCACCCTGCAGTTCACCACACTCCCAGCAG GCCCACCTGATGCCCCCCTGGATGTGCAGATTGAGCCGGGACCCTCCCCTGGAATCTTGATCATCAGCTGGCTCCCAGTAACAATTGATGCTGCTGGCACTTCCAATGGCGTCCGGGTCACGGGCTATGCCATCTATGCTGATGGGCAAAAG ATCATGGAGGTGGCGTCACCCACGGCAGGCAGCGTGCTGGTGGAGCTGTCCCAGCTGCAGCTGATGCAAGTGTGCCGTGAGGTGGCTGTGCGCACCATGTCACCCCACGGCGAGTCAGCTGACTCCATTCCAGCTCCTGTCCCCCCAGCCCTAGTGGCGGCCTGCCTACCAGCCACGGTCTCTTGCCCCTCACCGCGGCCGGGCTCGGAAGCCAGACCACCCCTTGCTCCAGCCTCCCCGGGGCCTGGAGACCCCAGCTCTCCCCTCCGGCGCCCTGACCCCCACGGAACTCGAGAGCCCCCCGGGGCCCCCCCAGCAAGCCCTCCCAGAGAGGCAGCAAAAGGATCCCCCGAGGAGCCCCCAGCACCTTGCTCCCAG gaggaggctggggcagcTGTGCTGGGCACCTCAGAGGACGGGAGGGCCAGCGAGCCAGCTGTGGGAGAGAGAGCTCCTGACCCTGCAGCTTCACCGCTGGCCCAGGAAGAGGCCCTTCTGGCACCCTGCTCCACCCAAGGAGCTCTCGCCCAGCGGGTGCCCTGTGCTGAGGCCTGCCGCGGAGGAGAGGCAGGGTCTGGGCTGAGGCCCAGGGCTGAG AGGGAGGACACGGCAGAGCTCGGGGTCCGTCTGGTGAACTCCCTTGTGGACCATGGCCGCAATTCAGATCTCTCAGACAtccaagaggaggaggaggacgaggaggaggaggaagaggacctGAGTTCCAGGACTTGCTCTTTCCAGAAGCAGGTTGTTGGCAACAGCATCGGGGAGAATGGGGCCAAG ccccagccccagcctgacCCCTTCTGTGAGACCGACAGCGACGAGGAGATCTTGGAGCAGATCCTGGAGCTGCCCCTCCAGCAGTTCTGCAGCAAGAAGCTTTTTAGCATccctgaagaggaagaagaggaggacgAGGAAGATGAGGGGGAGGATGAGGAAGACGAGGAGAGGCCAGGGGCAGGCTGTTCTTCTCGAGACCCCGGCCCACCCGAGTCTGCATTGCTGGGGCTGGGCTGTGACAGTGGTCAGCCTCGAGGACCTGGTCTGTGTCCCTTGTCTCCAGAGCCCTGCAGGGGTGGGGACCGCCTGGAAGACATACCCGGACTAGTTGGTGGAAGCATCCGGAGGAAAGGAAGTGGCTCCCCTGAGAAGCCCCCAAACCGCAGGCGGTCCCCAGATCCCCGTGAACACTGCAGCCGACTTCTCAGCAACGGCGGGCCCCAGGCCTCCGGACGACCGGGCCCCACACGGGAGAGGGGCAGCCCCCCTGTGGGCGAGGGGACCAAGGGTGTGCCAGAGGCTGGTGGGAGAGGGCGGCCGGCCCCTTCCCGGAGATGCTCCCGTGGCCGGGCTCCAGAATCTAGCCTGGCCGGCTGCTTCTCCCCCAAGTGCTTGGAAATCAGCATCGAATATGATTCTGAGGACGAGCAGGAGGCGGGCAGCGGTGGCATCAGCATCACCAGCTCCTGCTACCCTGGAGATGGGGAGGCCTGGGGCACGGCCCCCATAGGAAGGTCCAGGGGGCCTCTGAAGGCCAATTCGGGCCCCACCCCCTACCCACGCCTTTCGGCCTGGGAGAAGGGGGAGCCAGAGCGGAGAGGCCGCGGTGCGACTGGCAGAGCCAAGGAGCCACCCTCCCGG GCAACAGAGACTGGGGAGCCCAGAGGGCAGGACAGCTCTGGGCGGAGGGGCCCCCTGCGGAGAGGGGCCCAGGCCCCCAGGACGGGCGGTACCGAGTTGG CCTCTCTGAGGAGCCCCCCGGCAGAAGCGCCGGTTTACCAGGACCTACCTGTCAGGGCCTTTGTGGCTCTGTTTGACTATGACCCGGTGTCAATGTCACCCAACCCTGACGCTGGGGAAGAGGAGCTCCCCTTCCGGGAGGGCCAGATCCTGAAG GTGTTTGGGGACAAGGATGCCGATGGCTTCTACCGCGGTGAAGGTGGGGGTCGGACAGGCTACATCCCCTGCAACATGGTGGCTGAGGTGGCTGTGGACAGTCCCACAGAGAGACAGCAGCTGCTCCAGCGGGGTTATTTGTCCCCAGATATTCTCACTGAAGGCTTAG GGAATGGTCCCTTTGTGTACTCTACAGCCCGCACAGCTGGGCCTCCCCCCAAGCCCCGCCGCTCCAAGAAAG CTGAGGCAGAAGGCTCTGCCCAACCCTGTGCAG GCCGCCCCCAGCAGGTCTCCTCTGCCAGCTTGAAATCCTCCCGTTCCATGGTGGCTGCATTTGACTACAACCCTCGGGAGAGCTCCCCCAACATGGATGTGGAG GCAGAGCTGCCCTTCCGGGCAGGCGACATCATTACTGTGTTCGGTGACATGGACGATGATGGTTTCTACTAT GGGGAGCTCAATGGACAGAGGGGCTTGGTTCCATCCAACTTCCTGGAGGGCCCTGGACCTGAGGCGGGCAGCTCAGACAGGGAGCCTGGGACATCCCAGGCCGAGAGTCAG GACTGGGCCAGCTCAGCACAAGGGCCCCTACTGCCCAGAGGCTGGTCCTGTGCCCCTGGCCCTGGCAGCTTCCCCACAATTGAACTGGGGGGGCCACAGGGCACAAGCGAGAAGGTGTGGGGTCTCCTCTCCAAGGGAAAACAGCTCCTAAGGAAACTGGGCTCTGGGAAGAAGGAGTGA